The nucleotide sequence GtgcattatttgtggattattgtgatgtttttatcagctgtttagactctcattctgacggcacccattcactgtaatgctaaatttctcaaaatctgatgaagaaacaaactcatctacatttgaTGTAAAAACCCAAGTTTTGTGGTATTGCTGGGTGTGGAAGACACTTTTCTATTTTCCCATGTATCTTACATTCCctgctttctttttcttccttttttctttctttcttccttgaTTTCTGCAGAGGAAAATTCAGAGAAGACCATTCTAGACCCCACTTCCAGAGAAGACCTCAATTTTAAAGACCTCCAGAAGGTTGgattaatatttcagaataaagtctatgtaaaggaaaaaaaaatgaaaagaaagggCAGATAAAGACAATAACGCCAATGGggctttacattttacattaaagtaTGTTTGGCGTTTTAGCTCTGTTATTACACCTGTTCATATTTCATCTTTCCTCGATTATATATTgcatattacagttttattttaatgaacacaataaatgaattaatttagttttagttaacaataaaaacactgcttAGCCCTAGACCGTAGAGCATAAACATGGGGCaaaaatgttgaatattaaaTGGTAAATAACTTAACAGAAATCACCAGTCAATGTTATTAATCCATTCTAATCAGTGcggaaaaaaataacataataataaaaatctgacCCACTAAGCCACGCCCATTTTGCATAGTTACCATTCTACCCACCAACCTTTTTTCTATGATACCAACTCTTCCTCTCAGGTTCTCATTGACTGGATCAACAGTGAACTGGAGGAGGACCGAATCATCGTGAAAGACCTTGAGGAAGATCTGTATGATGGACAGGTGCTGCAGAAACTGTTCGGTGAGACAAAGCTCTTTTCCATTCTGATTCTCAGTTGATCTTCTGTTTGGACTTTCCTGTGGTGTTTTCAGTGCAGTGAGGAATGTTCTGTGCTCGTGTCCTTCAGAGAAGCTGTCAGGGCATAAGCTGAATGTGGCCGAGGTGACGCAGTCAGAGATCGGACAGAAGCAGAAACTGCAGACGGTTCTGGAGGCTGTTAATGGAGTCCTCAGGCCGCTGGACTGGAGCACGGAGTGGAGTGTCGACTGTGAGCGATGAAACACACTCGCACTTAAAGGAACAATTCAACTAATAAGAAGAATTCATACAAATGTATCAGAGTTATCATCATTGCCTAAAGTTAAAACtgttcaaaacatttttgttaataatgccaaaataaaataaaatgagcaactaactgaaatatgtttAAGCACCTAATGTACTAGCtggaaataaaaactgaaatgttaatcaaaataaacataacCTAGTtagtactaattaaaaaaaaaaaaaaaaaaacgaatgacaaaacatactaaataaaaatgaaaaccaagtatatttactactacttctactactactagtaataaataatgctaaaatcacaTGGCTTTTTTCCTCATTCTTATTGCTTGACTGAAATATTAGGAAACAAAtataaaaggaataaataaaagtgaattcaaaacatttataaaaatgacaatagtaTAATGTAAATTAAACTTGACTTTTACCCATTCTTAATGATTATGTTAAATATAATGAacacaaatatgaataaaaaaaactaaaaaataatttttaataaaaaataaaataaaaaatgaaccttTGTAATAATATGCTACTActattaatgacaaaatcaaatattaaaatgactaaaattgtaactaaaataatattataaaaagctattaaatattcttaaaacaaacatatatgtatatattcattatttctaatatatttatgATGTAACATGATCCAAGTTGTGCacaagagaattaaaaaaaaaaagtaaattgagaAAAGTTttgatttgtaatttaattaatttttaaatatattatcaaaaATGAAGAAATGTTTCATCAGTTGTATTGTTGATGTTAAGTCTCTGTCTTATCTTCAGCAATCCACTCAAAGAACCTGGTGTCCATCGTGTACCTGCTGCTGGCGCTGGCTATCTACTACGTGGCACCCATCCGCTTACCTGAGCATGTGTCCGTCAAGGTGATCGTGATCAAGGTATGCTCGGCTTATTAAAGTGTGAAATTGAACATTATATCAAATATCTTCACCCTAATTAGAAAGGTTTGGTTTTGTCTCAGAAAAAGGAGGGAATCCTGCAGACTGCTCATGTGACCAAACAACTCACAAGTACCACAACAGAGTAAGATGCTCCAATGTGGCGATCTAGTGGTGAAAGATGATTGTAATACAGAAATGTACCATTTGTATTTGAGTGTGTGGTCTGATGCTGACTGTGCGTTCATTATTTCCAACAGCATGATGATTGGAAGATCAGGCAAGTATTGGCATACTCATTTTCTCAAACATTTTCATGTTTCCCCTTAACAATCAATAAACTGCTGGAAAATCAAATCTCATACAGAGGTCtagattaaaaattatttttagctGGCTCATTGCTGGTCTATAGATGCCTGTTTCtgccaacaaataaaaaaaggttattatgagtcttatctcacagttctgactttttttttcagactgaaTTGCGAAAAAAAAGTCAGTATTGCccgtttttatctcacaattgttactttatatcttgcaattctgactttttctcgcaattcagaattttcttcttgcaattctgaaaattttttctctgaattgtgtGAATTAAACTTGCAGATGCgatttataaagtcagaattgcgtgatacaatgtcacaattgcaagataaaaacttgcaattctgactttttctcgcaattgGGAATATATATCTGAGAATTGTGTGAAATAAACTCGCATTTGTTActtataaactcataattgtctGAAATAAACTTGCAGTTGcgaattataaagtcagaattgcgtgatacaaagtcacaattgcaatataaaaactcgcaattctgactttttttcgcAATTGGGAATATATGTCTCAGAATTGtgtgaaataaagtcagaatttaattatcagaatttcgagtttatatctcataattatgacattttaaatcctaattgcgagtttatatcacacaattatgagaaaaaaaagtcagaattgtgagataaatgatgcaatttctttttttattttttattcagtggcggaaacgggcttccatactgGTCCGAGGTGGTTTATTCAAGTAGAATCTATAAAACCAGTGAACATCAGGAACTAGTTTTAGCTGAATTTTCCACA is from Carassius auratus strain Wakin chromosome 25, ASM336829v1, whole genome shotgun sequence and encodes:
- the LOC113042876 gene encoding beta-parvin-like isoform X4, whose product is MAGLLCGTKKRRQVSDLQAEGKNTINAPLLHPGPELLPEDMLLEENSEKTILDPTSREDLNFKDLQKVLIDWINSELEEDRIIVKDLEEDLYDGQVLQKLFEKLSGHKLNVAEVTQSEIGQKQKLQTVLEAVNGVLRPLDWSTEWSVDSIHSKNLVSIVYLLLALAIYYVAPIRLPEHVSVKVIVIKKKEGILQTAHVTKQLTSTTTDMMIGRSERDAFDTLLDHAPDKLNVVKTSLITFVNKHLNKLNLEVTELESQFADGVYLVLLMGLLENYFVPLYNFYLTPESFEQKVHNVSFAFELMQDGGLQKPKARPEDVVNLNLKSTLRVLYNLFTNYKNSE
- the LOC113042876 gene encoding beta-parvin-like isoform X5; translation: MDLMSDLQAEGKNTINAPLLHPGPELLPEDMLLEENSEKTILDPTSREDLNFKDLQKVLIDWINSELEEDRIIVKDLEEDLYDGQVLQKLFEKLSGHKLNVAEVTQSEIGQKQKLQTVLEAVNGVLRPLDWSTEWSVDSIHSKNLVSIVYLLLALAIYYVAPIRLPEHVSVKVIVIKKKEGILQTAHVTKQLTSTTTDMMIGRSERDAFDTLLDHAPDKLNVVKTSLITFVNKHLNKLNLEVTELESQFADGVYLVLLMGLLENYFVPLYNFYLTPESFEQKVHNVSFAFELMQDGGLQKPKARPEDVVNLNLKSTLRVLYNLFTNYKNSE
- the LOC113042876 gene encoding beta-parvin-like isoform X3, giving the protein MKKPYSVYLDIYHVSDLQAEGKNTINAPLLHPGPELLPEDMLLEENSEKTILDPTSREDLNFKDLQKVLIDWINSELEEDRIIVKDLEEDLYDGQVLQKLFEKLSGHKLNVAEVTQSEIGQKQKLQTVLEAVNGVLRPLDWSTEWSVDSIHSKNLVSIVYLLLALAIYYVAPIRLPEHVSVKVIVIKKKEGILQTAHVTKQLTSTTTDMMIGRSERDAFDTLLDHAPDKLNVVKTSLITFVNKHLNKLNLEVTELESQFADGVYLVLLMGLLENYFVPLYNFYLTPESFEQKVHNVSFAFELMQDGGLQKPKARPEDVVNLNLKSTLRVLYNLFTNYKNSE